GTGAATGACTGTATAAAATCAAGTATTTCAATGAAAGTATCTTTATCAATTAATTTTCCTGAATAATCTTCATAAACTTTCATTAAGAATGGATAGGCAACATTTATTTCAAGTCTGTTTATATATTCAAGTTGAGTTCTGATTTCGCTATCAGTTTCATTTTTCGGATTGATAAGTTTGTTATAAAACTTAACAAGTGATTTGATTGGTGTTAAAATATTCTCTAAGTCTTCTAAATTTGTTGTTGGGAATTTTGTTTTAAACTCTAAATATACTTTGCTCTTATTAGGTATCTTGTTATTTGTTAATGTTAGGTAATCTCGAATAAAATCAGATACTTTACTTATATTTAATGTTTCATCTTTTGCCAATTTCTCAATAATTTCCCAATAATTATTATAAATCTTATTCTGGTCTCTTCGGTTAAGCCCCATTAAAATATAATTTCGAATCAAGTCTGCTTGTGATAGTTCAAGTCCTGTTGAATTTAAACTTTCAAAAATTCTTTGAGGTGCATCTTTTTCTCGGTCAAGTGAAATTTCAACAAACATTAATTTTGAAAGACCACTTAAAACGAATTCAAAATTTTCTTCTGTTATTCTTTCTTTGAAATAATTAAAATTGTCAATTACTTTTGAAAATGCCGTGAATTCTTCATTTGGGTCACTTCGCAATAAGTATTTAATTGCTTTGTCATTATTTTCAGTAGGTCTTAGTTTTAACTTCTCATCTTTAGGAGCAAATTTGTTAATTAAATAAGTTTCATTTATTTCACTAACAAGTGACTCATCATTTAATTCGATTGCAAGTCTATGAAGAACTAAATAAATTAAAGTCAGCGTTGTTATTCTTTGCTGACCATCAATTATTGTCAATTCTTTAATCCTTGTAGCAGTATAAACGTCATCGTGTACATACACAAGACTTCCAATAAAATGTGCATTCATTTTTTTGCTTGTTCCAACTTCAAGTATATCGTCTAATAGTTGCTTACATTGACTTGTTGACCAATCATAATTTCTTTGATAAACAGGAATGACAAATTGAGTTTTATTGGATGATAAAAAATCTTCAACTTTTGTTTCGTTTGCTTTCATATTATATCTCTAATTTCCATTATATATTTTGTTAAAAAATTCCATAATTCAATATTATCCAATGGCTTATAAATTTTGTAGTTCTAGTATTTTCATATCCAAATAAATTTTGAATCTATCATAAAATCCAATTGCAAATGTAATAAATATTTTTTGTTTTATTAGAAGTCCTTTTAATCTTTTTTAAAAAGCAATCTGTCATATTAAAATTGCTTTAATGATTCTATGTCAAATACTGTGGGTAATCAAATTTGCCACAGATTCACAGATTATAAAATTACTCTTTTTGAAATCTGTGAATCTGTCTTCGACAGATGTAGTCTTACTTCTATTACACTTAGCTTGGTCTGTGGCTTTAATATTTTTTCATTCACACAAATCAACATAGCCCCCCCAATAGAAGTAAGCTGAAACTAATGTGTTATATTTGGTTGTTTAGAAAAACTTTTTTAATTATTTTTTCGTTGTTCTCATCAATAATTTTAATAATATAAATACCATTATGTTCGGAAAAAAGTTTTAATGTATATTGATTACTTGAAATATCTTCAATGTTATTTACACATTTTCCTAACATATCATAAACTGTTATTGATTTAAGTTTTTTGTTATTAAGTTTAATAGTTACTAAATTGTTTGTAGGATTTGGTCCAATTACAACATCCATTGGTTTTTTTCTTAATGAAGGATTAAAGATAGTATCATGTACTCCAATATCCAGTATCATTTTATCATCCGACATTAAAAGTGCTATTTCGCCTGTGATATTAATGAAATTTTGCATGTTAGTATTTCTAATAACAAAGAATGAGTTGTTTGAACAAGAAACCGCAACATTTGTATCTAAAGATAAAATATTTTCTTTGATATTAAATGCATCAGGATTATTGGTTGTGAGCATTTTATTAAAATTGTTTTCACTTAATTCAAAAAACGAAATACCTGCATTTGTTTTTCTGTGTTCACGCACCTGAATGCTACCCATATCATCATGAGAGCCTCCTCCATAAATGTATTCGTCAGTAATTTCAAAATCAAATGACATAAATGTATCTGTGCTATTGTTTGTAATTGTATCAAGGTTATTTAATACAAAATCATCTAATTCGTCAATAGTAATATCGCTAAATCTTACAGTTGAATTATAAACTCTATCTGGAACAACAGGATTTGTTAATCTATCAACATAATTTCCTGCGGGGTTTTGTTTGCCCAGAGCATAAACTCTGCAATAATAAATTCTGTCGTTTCCAACAGTAAATTCAGCTAAACCATTTTGGTCAGTAATTCTAACGTTATCGTAGTAAATATTTGTATTTGAAGAATGTTTTGCAAATAAAGTTACTGTTGCTCCATCAATTGGTTTGTGCCATTTATCAACAACATGAACATTGATTGTACCTGATTGGTTAGAAAACATATCAACAACATCAAGGTCGGTAATGCCATCACTTCTACGAAGATTTACAGATGCCCAACGGTTGCCATCACCATCGGGATATCCTCGGTTAATTAGACCGCCAACAGCTTCCCATGAATGCCAATCATCATCAATAAAAAACCCATTCCATACATGGTCGGATGAACTTGCTTCAATTCCTGAGCTTGGTATTAGTGCTGCTCTTCCAACAGCAGCACTAATGTCTTCATGTTCTCCACAGCGACCTACTCCCCATTTTAGTATTCGTATAGGTTGATGTGGTCTTTCTTGTGGTGTTGACCAAAAATGCATACAACTATTTACATATCTTTCAAGTATAGCAATAACATAATCAAATTTCATGAGGTTTGATGAGCCTCCGGTGGTTTCTTTATCCCAAATATAAGTAGCTACCGATAATGTGTCTAAAACATGATGAGCTAAAGCTTGATATTCAGTTTCTGTTGAATAACCAGAAGCTGTTATACGCGAATTGGTGTCAACAAAGGTTTGATAAGCCCCAAAACTTTCATTAGGAATACCTGCATCATTATGTTCTAAAACGTATTCTCGCCAGAAAAAACCATTGTCAGGATCAGTCATTACTTCTTTGTGGTCTTTTTCAACTTTAGATGGTTCTACAAATCCCGGTATTTCATCTGTTATTTTTGGATGCACAACATACCAATAATAAATTTCTTTTGGTATTTCTGTTTCATAAATATTACCTAGGCTGTCTTTTTGTTTATATTTTGTTGTGGAATAGTAATTACCGCCATTTGCTGCACTGCCATAATCAACTACTTCAACATAATTTAAAATGCTATCATATTTATAAATATATTCTGCGTTGATGTCAAACATTTTTTTATACGCATATTCTGAACTTAAATATGTTGGTGAAAGATTAGCTATTGAAAAAATAATTTCATCGACATAAGGATCTTTTGTTTGAAGGATATATTCCGACCATTTATTCTGAAATTCTTTATCTAATTGAACTAATACATCACGTAAATCATTTTTAAGCCAATCAGGTGCTTTTTCAATTGCTTCTAATGCTTGCCATGTTAAGGAATCGTAATGATGTATTGCGTATTGATGAACGTATTTCCCTTTAGCATTGTATTCCAATAAAATTGATTCTCCGGCAGGAATATGAATATTAAAATCACTTTCTTTGCTAATGCGTTTAATTTTTTTAAAACTTTGATTGTTTGCTTTTCTGTAGTAGCTATTTGTTATAATATCACTTGATTGTGATGGAATTATTATTT
This window of the Bacteroidota bacterium genome carries:
- a CDS encoding T9SS type A sorting domain-containing protein, with translation MKIKIILFAILLFSANLVHSQNSVTDRTNEIIIPSQSSDIITNSYYRKANNQSFKKIKRISKESDFNIHIPAGESILLEYNAKGKYVHQYAIHHYDSLTWQALEAIEKAPDWLKNDLRDVLVQLDKEFQNKWSEYILQTKDPYVDEIIFSIANLSPTYLSSEYAYKKMFDINAEYIYKYDSILNYVEVVDYGSAANGGNYYSTTKYKQKDSLGNIYETEIPKEIYYWYVVHPKITDEIPGFVEPSKVEKDHKEVMTDPDNGFFWREYVLEHNDAGIPNESFGAYQTFVDTNSRITASGYSTETEYQALAHHVLDTLSVATYIWDKETTGGSSNLMKFDYVIAILERYVNSCMHFWSTPQERPHQPIRILKWGVGRCGEHEDISAAVGRAALIPSSGIEASSSDHVWNGFFIDDDWHSWEAVGGLINRGYPDGDGNRWASVNLRRSDGITDLDVVDMFSNQSGTINVHVVDKWHKPIDGATVTLFAKHSSNTNIYYDNVRITDQNGLAEFTVGNDRIYYCRVYALGKQNPAGNYVDRLTNPVVPDRVYNSTVRFSDITIDELDDFVLNNLDTITNNSTDTFMSFDFEITDEYIYGGGSHDDMGSIQVREHRKTNAGISFFELSENNFNKMLTTNNPDAFNIKENILSLDTNVAVSCSNNSFFVIRNTNMQNFINITGEIALLMSDDKMILDIGVHDTIFNPSLRKKPMDVVIGPNPTNNLVTIKLNNKKLKSITVYDMLGKCVNNIEDISSNQYTLKLFSEHNGIYIIKIIDENNEKIIKKVFLNNQI
- a CDS encoding DUF262 domain-containing protein; its protein translation is MKANETKVEDFLSSNKTQFVIPVYQRNYDWSTSQCKQLLDDILEVGTSKKMNAHFIGSLVYVHDDVYTATRIKELTIIDGQQRITTLTLIYLVLHRLAIELNDESLVSEINETYLINKFAPKDEKLKLRPTENNDKAIKYLLRSDPNEEFTAFSKVIDNFNYFKERITEENFEFVLSGLSKLMFVEISLDREKDAPQRIFESLNSTGLELSQADLIRNYILMGLNRRDQNKIYNNYWEIIEKLAKDETLNISKVSDFIRDYLTLTNNKIPNKSKVYLEFKTKFPTTNLEDLENILTPIKSLVKFYNKLINPKNETDSEIRTQLEYINRLEINVAYPFLMKVYEDYSGKLIDKDTFIEILDFIQSFTWRRFIVGLPTNALNKIFMTLYEKIESDNYLLSLQQWLLKRPGSQRFPKNKEVIESLKLKDVYNIKSKNRTYLLERLENFKNREPVIIEGNSDITIEHIFPKNPEPKWKIDLGADEYNLVKENYLNTIGNLTLSGNNGKLGNKSFLFKRDLETAGYKDSRLWLNKHLSNATKWDKTEIEKRFDLLAERFLNIWKYPKIELVERDENNEVNIFEAEDPKFKKLEYAIFFDQKLEITQVTKLYLEVVKQLFDIQPETFFTTDLAEKITLTKNPKEGNPRQALPINDTYFIEGNIDNISKFEKIKHALTIFDSEEELTIKYAKN